The Tolypothrix sp. PCC 7712 region CGGCGATTCCTGAAGAACAATCTACAAGGATCATTGTAGAGAAAAGCATATCCGGCGCAGATTTTCGCTTGCTATGCGTAAACGGCAAATTTGTCGCCGCTACGGAACGCCGTCCTGCTTCAGTTGTTGGTGATGGTTACTCCACTATTGATGAGTTAATTCGCGAAGAAAACCGCAAACCTGCACGCTGGGATACACCCACTTCTCCTATGAGTAAAATCCAGCGTGATGAAGCAATGGAATTGTACTTAAGAGAACAGCGTTTAACATTAGATAGTGTGTTGGAAAAAGACCGCACTGTTTATCTTCGCAAAGTAGCAAATCTCTCGGCTGGCGGTATGAGTATTAATGCCACACATACCGTTCACCATGACAACATTATTTTGGCACAGGATATTGCCCAACACTTCCGCTTAACTTGTCTGGGTATTGATGTAATTACCAAAAGCCTCTCGGAATCTTGGAAGGATGGTAATTTTGCTATCTTAGAAATCAACGCTGCACCTGGTATTTTGATGCATTTAAATCCGGCAGTTGGTGATAGTGTGGATGTACCTTCTCATATTTTAGGAACATTTTTTGAGTCAGGTGCAGAAGCAAGAATCCCAATTATTACCTTTAACAAAATATCAGTTCAAGAGTTGCAAGAAACGATAGACCATATTCTTTTGCAACATCCTGATTGGACAGTGGGTGCTGTTTGCCGTGATGGGCTGTTTGTGAATCGGTCGAGAAAGATTTTAAGCAAAAATTACAACAGCAATCTTCAAAGCTTGTTACGTAATCCCAAACTCGATTTACTCATTGCTGAATATGGAGATGAGATTTTAGAAGAGGATGGAATGTTTTATCAAGGTAGTAACATAGTTGTTCTTGATAACCCCAACGAGACTGAAATGATGTTAGCGCGAGATGTCTTAGAAGGCTCGACTGTAGTAATTAGAAAAGGAGACAATATTTCAATTAGCCGTAAAGGGTTAATTGAAGATTACAGTTTAGGCGAGGATGAACCATTTACAAGGGTTTATTTGAAAGAAGTCGGCACAATTTTGTAAGTTTCATCAATGTAGTGGCGTGACCAGGCTAAAATGTTGCAATAATTTTTCTTGTGGGGTGGACATCTTGTCCGCCCCGGACGGGTGAGACACCCATCCCACAAGAGTTTTTTCATGCACTATTTAGTCTTGTCAGTCCACTAGATTAATTACTATTTCAGCTTGTCATAGGCTGCTAAAATAACTTTTTCTGTTTCCTCCCAGCCAATGCATTTATCTGTTACAGAAACACCATATTTTAATTCTGATTTCTGGCAATTGACTGATTGACTACCTTCAAATAAATTCGATTCCAGCATCATACCGACAATTGAAGTATTGCCATCAACTACTTGTTGAATCACATCTTCTAAAACCGCAGATTGTAATCTGTAATCTTTATTCGTATTACCATGACTACAGTCAATCACAATTCTGGGTGGTAATTTTGCCTCTTTCAATTTTTCTTCTACGGTTTTGACACTGGCTGCATCAAAGTTAGGTTGATTTCCACCTCTTAAAATCACGTGTCCGTATGCATTACCTCTAGTTTGAAATACACTCACCTGTCCATCTTGATTAATTCCGAGGAAATTGTGAGGCATTCTCGCAGATTGTAAGGCATTTAAAGCTACTTGGATATTACCATCTGTACCGTTTTTAAACCCTACAGGCATGGAAAGTCCACTTGCCATTTCTCGGTGAGTTTGTGATTCAGTGGTGCGTGCGCCAATAGCAGACCAAGCTATAAGTTCACTGATATATTGAGGGATGATTGGGTCAAGTGCTTCTGTCGCTGCTGGTAACCCTAATTCGGCAATTTGTAGCAGCAATTCTCGCGCAATTAATAAACCATTTTCTACATGAAAAGAATCATCCATTTCGGGATCGTTGATTAATCCTTTCCATCCTACTGTGGTTCTGGGTTTTTCAAAGTAAACCCGCATTACTAGTAATAGTTTATCTTTAACTTTCTCTGCTAAATTTTTTAATCGTTGCGAATATTCTAGTGCTGCTTTGGGGTCATGAATCGAACAAGGCCCCACAACTATAAATTTTCTTCTGTCTTGAAAATCTAGAATTTGTTCTAGTTCTTCGCGATATTTCAAAACAGTTTCTTCGGCTGATTTAGTTAATGGTAATTTTGATTTTACTTCGTTAGGAGTTAGTAAGACGTGAGAGTTCTCAATGTTGGCGTTGAATAATATATGGTGCATGGAGCGGAAATTGTGATTTATGCTACTAAATTGAGACTTAAAAATTATACACATTTATAGTCAAAAAATACACCAAAATATCATAGAACGCTCAAATTACCAAGGCTTATAGCTGACTAATTTTTGACTCAAGTGTATTTTATTAGACCTAATAAAACCTCCTCATAACTCAGGTGATCAAGCTAAAGAAAAAGGGGGGCAATATTTCCCCCCTTTCATTAGGATTTGGAGCGTTTTCTCAGTACCAGTGTAATCAATTACTGCCAAACAAATACTTTAGCTTCATAGGGGCCGATATCGGTGATGATACCATCGTCGCCAGCTTCCACATCATAATTAGCTGTCCACTCGTGCCATGTACCACCATTGGGGAAATTAGGAACATGATAACCAGAGAGGAAGTTTTCGGAGAAATTTGCCACAACTACTACACGGGAACCTTCGTCATTCCAACGGCTGTAAGCTAGCACTTTGGCTTCTGGATTTTCGTGAATAAAATCGATATTTTCTGTGTAGAGTGCATGGCTATTTTTACGCAGATTAACTAGGCCCTTATAGTAATCAAACAAACTAGAATTTAGTTCATTACCTAATAGCGTCCAATCGATTTTAGCTGATTCTGGTTGTTTGGGTTTATACTCACCAAACTCTTCACCCATCCAAATTAAAGGCACACCAACAGCAGTAAATAGGATAGCAACTCCTAATTTAACTCTTCTAAATGCTTCCTCATCAAAAATATTGCGATCGCCTAAGTCCACCATCAGGTGGTTATGGTCGTGGTTAGTTAGATAATTTACCACATTGGTAGCACCCATAAAACCTTGACGCTTACAATCAATTACGTCTTTGAGGTTTTCTAAATCAAAGGTTTCGCCATAAATATGTGCAGTCACAGTATGATAAAAACTATCATGCCAGCAACCATCCATAGGGCCATCAACGTTGGTAATGCTGGTAGTTTCAGGAATGTGTTCGGCAATATTATAAAAAGGTTTGGAACCAGCAGCGTTCTTCGCTTCCTGCACAATCCAATGCATAAAATCGTAGTTAGCAATTTGGCGCGCTGCATCATAGCGAATACCATCTATATGATATTCTTCAATCCAATATCTTACTGTATCACCAGTAAATTTGCGGGCGGGGTAAGTTTCTAAATTTTCATCATAATGTTCATAGTTAAACTCAGGCCCCCAACTATTATCAGGGTCGCGAGGCGCATGGTGATACCAATAATCGTGGTCAATTTGAGTTAATGGACTGGAAGCTTCTGAATGGTTATAGATACCATCCATAATCACGCGCATACCCCTAGCATGGCATTCATCAATTAATTTTTTTAATCCCTCTGTAGCACCATAACTAGATTCTGGTGCAAAGAAATGACGAGGATTATAACCCCAACTATAATCACCAGGATATTCTTTAACTGGCATCAACTCAATAGCGTTAATTCCTAATTCACACAGATAATCTAATTTTTCAACAACATGTTTGTACTTTCCGCGCGCATAGGGATCATCTTCTCCACCGGAAAAGTCACCAACATGTAATTCATATATGACTAATTCATGGTCAGCAGGCAAATGTTGATCATCATGTTGCCAAACATAGGTATCAACAATTCTTTCACCATCTTTAATTTTGACGATACCGTTATCTTGACCACTTAATTCATCAATATCAGTTGCATAAGGGTCTGTAACATCAACCCATTGTTCTGGTTCTAGAAACCATGAATTTGATTGGACACGGAATTTATATTGATAAACGCCATCTTCTAATTCAACAGAAGTGCGGAAATAACCATCTTCACCTTTTTCCATTGGAATATCTTCCCAATTAGAAAAAGAACCGATTAATGCTGCTCCCTTGTTATAAGGTGCAAACAGATTAAATTCAATTTTCGCCATATAATTGCATCAGGAGTAGAAAATGTTGGTAAATGTATTTTCTGATCTCCACCTATATTTAGCCAATCGCCCAGGGGAAATAATTAACTCATGATTTCCTCTATCTGTGGGAGTAAATTGAATATTTATTGCATATTAAATTGAATATTAGTTTGAAATTGATTATTTGAATATTTAGGAAATAATTATATTTTTTGACAGAGGTAGTCAAGAGTCAAAAAGACGCGATTATTCGCATCTCTACTCAAAATTCCAAAAATTTAGACTTTTGACCCTTGACTTTTGACTCTTGTTAAACCGACTCTAAATTGCTGCTAACAGGATTCATATAACTATATAACCAATTTGCAGCAGTAGCCCTACGAGTTTGCCGAGGGCCAAATTCACCAATTTTGTAACCTTTAAAACCCAACTTTTCTTTAAGAATTTGTTTGTTTTCTTTCGGTATAGAACGAGTCAATTTGACTGTAGCGGGGCGACTATCAATGAAATCTGGTGGTTGTGGGTACTCATCCCGCCATTCTGCTGCAACTTCGCTATTGTCCCATTCTCCAGTTGATGAGTTGTAGCGATAACCTAAGCAATGCCATACCAATTGGTTGACTGTTGCATCATCAATGGTTTCGTTGAGGATTGCCCAAATAGTATCTGTGTTGAGTGGTGGCAAATTAGACATAAGCGAGTTGAACTTCCAAGTTGACGCGTTGAATAATTGGTAATTGTGGCGAATCAAGAATGCGATCGCACTCTTAGTGCAAAGCACTTTATCACTATATAATCCAATAAACTGCCAAATCTAGTGATGATTTTCAGCCTGTCTACATTTTGGAATAAAGTCATCAGCCAAAATTCGGTAGATTAGAAATTGTCAAATATTGACCAGTCAATGCAAAATTCTACTCCACTGTCAAAACTCATCCGTGCCCATGTTTTCGTTTCTGGTCGCGTCCAAGGGGTTGGCTATCGCTACGCTACAGTAGATACAGCAAGTCAGTTGGGATTAACTGGCTGGGTGCGAAATCTTCCCGATAGTCGAGTGGAAGCAGTTTTTGAAGGGGTGCAAGAAGTGGTAGAAGAGATGGTGCGCTGGTGTCATAGTGGCCCTCCAGCAGCTATTGTCAAAAATGTTGCAGTTGACTACGAAGAACCGGAAGGTTTGCTGGGATTTGAAGTTAGACGTTGATCACCTTAACTTCCAATACTTGTCGGTTAAGGGCAAAAGGGGAAGGGGAAAAGGGACAAGAAAAAACCTTTAACCCTTACCCTTTCCCCTTTTCCCCAAGCCAAATTCCGAGTTGAAAATCCTTAACCGAGCAGTATCACCTTAACTTCTTCCCTCCCAGATCAAAAGTTGTCGTGAAGCAGCAACAAAGCAGTTGAGATGCTTGGGAGGATACAGAAAATGGTCATAGGCTAATGCCATTAATCTAGCAGCCTCATTATATGGTACTCTACCAATACCTGTACCCAAACCAGGACAAGCAATCGTATTAATCTTGTACTGAGCATGTTGGTTGTGGTGGCGCACAGCTAAAAGCATAGCCCACATGGCTATATAAGGAATGTCAGTCCCCATAATAGACATAGGAACTCGCATTGTCGGTGTATGTGCTAGGAACGGATGCTGAAGATGACCAGTTTCCACAATCATTGACGTTCCTACTGGCTGTTCACCCAAATAATCTGCAAGTATACGTTGCTGTACCGTTGTCATCAAAGAACTACCAAAAAATTTGATAATGGCAGCATCCATACCACCATCCATCATGCCAAAAGAGTTAGCAGGACTAACTAAACAGTCAAAATTAGGCAACCACTCAAAGTAGTCATTGACTATTTCAACATTAGGTAAATAGTTAAAATGTTCTTGAAATGCTGCTGCTAATAATGAATTTGGCGCTACTAATACCAATTTCAAGCTTTATTCCTCCGCTTGAATACTTATTGTAGACCCACAATTAAACCTTTGGCGACGGGAATTGGGATAAAATGTGATTGTTAGACCCAATTGATTGTTGACCTTGGGGCATTAAAGATACTGTCCATGCAGCTACTTCAAACAACCGACAAAGATTTTTCTACCAAATTTAAAGCACTTGTAAATGATCGCCGGGAAGCAACTGTTGATGTTAGCGGGACAGTAAGAGAGATTCTGGCTGATGTCAAAGTGCGTGGTGATGCGGCAGTCCATGACTATACTAGCCGCTTTGACCATTATCATCCTGAGTCTTTGCGTCTAAGTGAGACATTTATTGCCGAACTTGCAGCCCAATGTCCCAAGGATGTGACAGCAGCCTTAGAATTGGCAGCAGAGAGAATTGCCGCATTTCACGAAAAACAACTACCCCAAGATATCGGCTATACCGATACAGTTGGTGTCAGGCTGGGATTAAATTGGGTAGCACTGTCAAAGGTGGGAATTTATGTACCTGGCGGACGTGCTAGTTATCCTAGTTCGGTATTAATGAATGCCCTACCCGCCAAAATTGCTGGTGTGGATCGGATTGTGATGACAGTGCCAATGCCTCGCGGTGAGATTAATCCCGCAGTACTCGCAGCCGCTAAAATTGCTGGTGTCACAGAAATATATGGTATTGGTGGGGCACAAGCGATCGCAGCTCTAGCATACGGTACTAAAACTATTGCCCCTGTTGATAAAATTGTTGGGCCTGGTAATGCCTATGTTGCCGAAGCCAAACGCCAAGTATTTGGCACAGTGGGAATTGACAGTATTGCTGGCCCTTCTGAAATTCTTGTTGTTGCAGATGACAAAAATAATCCCGAATGGATAGCTTGGGATTTACTATCGCAAGCAGAACATGATCCTAGCGCCCAATCTATTTTAATTACCGACTCAGCAGAATTCGCCCAAAATGCGATCGCATCAGTTGAGCAAGTTTTAAATCACCTAGCTACCAAATCAGTAGCCACCGCCAGTTGGGAAAAACATGGGGCTGTAATTATTGTCAACGATTTAGCCGAAAGTATTCCCCTCATCAACCAGCTAGCACCAGAACACATAGAATTGTGTATCGATAATCCTCAATTACTAGCTAGCGAAATCAAATGTGCTGGTAGCCTATTTTTAGGACGCTATACACCAGAAGCCATTGGCGATTATTTAGGCGGGCCAAACCATGTACTCCCAACTTCTCGTTCCGCCCGTTTTGCTTCCGGCTTAAGCGTTTACGACTTCTTAAAACGCATTACCTACCTGGAATGCAATCAACAAGCACTACAGCAAATCGGCCCAGCCGCAGTCACCCTAGCACAAGCAGAAGGCTTACCAGCCCACGGCGGTAGTGTAGCTATACGGTTGCGGGATTAGGGATTGGGTACTGGGGATGAGGGAGATGAGGGAGATGAGGGAGATGAGGGAGATGAGGGAGATGAGGGGGATGAGGTAGAAAATACCAAATGACAACTGACAAACCCCAATTACCCATTACCCATTACTCATAACTCATTACCCATTACCAAACCCAAACAAAAAAACCAGGTAACTACACGCTACCCGGTTCATGTCTCTTAAAATCACAATTTCCAGACTGATAGGAGCAAAGCCCTGCTATGCTCCTAATGATTGTTCAACCAAATTAGACTTTAGCAGCTGACTTAGTAACAACGTTGAGTTCGCCTTTAGCGTACTTAGCCGCAAAATCTTCCAAAGAAATTTGCTTAATCTTGCTAGCGTTACCAGCGGTACCAAATTGCTGATAGCGTTCTGCACAAACCTTCTGCATATAGACAATAGAAGGCTTGAGGAAGTGACGGGGGTCAAATTCCTTGGGGTTTTTTGCTAAAGCTTCACGTACCGCAGCAGTAATTGCCAAACGGTTGTCGGTGTCAATGTTTACCTTACGTACACCGCTCTTGATACCTTTTTGAATTTCTTCTACAGGTACGCCGTAGGTTTCAGGAATTGCACCACCATACTGGTTAATCAGAGCAATTAAATCTTCAGGTACTGAGGAGGAACCATGCATTACCAAGTGAGTGTTGGGCAAACGGCGGTGAATTTCTTCAATGCGGCTGATTGCCAAAATTTCGCCAGTTGGCTTACGGGTAAACTTGTAAGCACCGTGGCTAGTACCAATAGCAACTGCCAAAGCATCTACTTTGGTTTGCTCTACAAAGCTAACAGCTTCGTCGGGATCGGTCAGCAATTGGGAGTGATCCAGTGTACCTTCAAAACCATGACCATCTTCAGCTTCACCCGCACCAGTTTCTAGAGAACCTAAGCAACCGAGTTCGCCTTCAACGCTGACACCTAGAGAATGAGCTACATTCACTACTTCGCTGGTAACACGGACGTTATACTCGAAGCTTGCAGGTGTTTTAGCATCAGCTTCCAGCGAACCATCCATCATGACGCTGGTGAAGTTGTTCTTAATTGCTGAGTAGCAGGTAGAAGGAGCATTGCCATGATCTTGGTGCATGACAATGGGAATTTGAGGATAGGTTTCTACAGCAGCCAAAATCAAATGGCGGAGGAAGTTTTCTCCTGCATAGTTACGAGCGCCACGAGAAGCTTGAAGAATTACAGGGCTATCTGTCTCTACAGCAGCCTTCAGGATCGCCTGAATTTGTTCCAAGTTATTAACATTGAAAGCTGGGATGCCGTAACCGTTTTCAGCCGCGTGATCCAACAACAGCCGTAAGGGTACAAGCGCCATAGATAGTCCTCCTAATGTGGTTGTCAGCTAGTCGGGGTGAGAGAAGCGTAATTATTTACTATTAATGTAATTGTTACGCTAATCTTAAGAGTTTTTTCAACATATAGGAAATTATAACTATTGATGAGTGTTTATGTTGAAAAAGTTTACGCTACAACTCATAAATGTGCCCCATATTCGCAATAGCAGACTGTACAGTCTGCTACGCTACAGTTTGAGGCTTTGGTAGTCTTGTATCCAATACGATCAACCACAGCCGATTCCTATAACTGCCTATGCTAAGGTTTTTCTAGCTCTGCCACTCACTTAAGGTGCTAATTGCTGGGTAAATGCTGCGTGTTCAGCAGATTGCAAGCCTGTTTGTAAAACAGCTAAGACAGATTGCATATTCCCTGCTAATACTTCTGCTACTGCTAACCACAATCCTGGGAAGACTCGACTTCGCAGAATTCCACGCTCATCAGGTACTAATTCCAGATATTCACCCTGTTCTAAACAAAACCAACTCAATTTTTGCTCTAGAACTTGCCAAACAATATATTCTTTTACACCATTACGGCGATAAGCTTGTTTTTTAGCATGAAGGTCAATAGCTGCGCTACTAGCAGCAATTTCGACAATTAACTCTGGTGCGCCTTCAATATAATCATCTTCACTCAGCTTTGCTTGGCCTCCTGCTTCTGGATTGATCAGCAGAACTGCATCTGGTTGAGGTTCATTATCCAAATCTAGACGCACTGTTGGTTCAACCCCCAAAGCTACACCAGGCGTAGCTGCTTCATAAGTACCAAGCCATGTAAGAATCCAGCCATGAGGTTGACTATGACTTCTAAAAGGCAAAGCAGCAGGCATAATATAGACAATTCCCTCAATTAATTCGGCTTTTTTCAAATTGAACATGGCGTTGTAGCGACGCTCAAATTCATAGCGGGTAAGTTTGTCGCCATTTTCCAAAAAGGGAATTGCCTGATGTTGTGCAGGTGTTTTCACCATAACGTCTAATATTTGGGTTAGCCTAAGCCTATCCTACCGAACTGCGAAAATTTATTTTAGGGAGAGTGCGATCGCATTTACTTTATTTAGGCAATCTCAATTCAAATTAATTAATCTTGATAACAGAATACCTTCTAATTTCTAATTTTGCAGGAAATTAGACTATAATCAGATATAAATTATTTAAATAAAAATCTATGCAAAGCAAAATATTTGATATTAATCAATTACAAATAACTGTCAGCGAGTTACTGTCTTTGATGCGAGATGATCAAGAAATAGTCATCACTAAAGGTAATACTCCTGTTGCTAAATTAACTATACTTAATTCTCCTGAAAAAATTATCTTTGTATCAGAAAAACTTCCCCAGCCTGGATTAAATTTAGGCGCAATGGTAATGAGTGATGATTTCGATCAACCTTTACCAGATGAATTTTGGTTACAAAATCCATGAAGCTACTGTTAGATACACATACGTTTATTTGGTGGGATAGTGACCCTGCAAAACTTTCTCAAAAAGCATTAGATTTACTAACGGATAAAGATAACATCAGGTTATTGAGTGTTGTCAGTCTCTGGGAAATTCAAATTAAACACCAGTTAGGTAAACTCACATTAAATAAAGCTTTAAGAGAAATTATTGCTAGTCAACAAAATAATCATATTGAAATATTACCAATTAATATTGATCATATTTTAGCTTTAGATAATTTACCCCTTTATCATAAAGATCCTTTTGATAGGTTACTTATTGCTCAAACTAATATAGAAAATGCTGTGATGATTAGTTGTGATGCTATTTTTGCTAATTATTCAGTCCAGGTAGAATGGTAATCTATTTTCTGGTTTAGATGCATTAAATTTGACTAATACTGTTTCTGGATGAAGAAAAGCTTAATAAAGCCCACAGAGGTGGGCTTTGTTTGTGTAACTCCAGCCTTGAGGATGAAGGCGAATATAGCGCAACTTCACATAGAATCAATTCAATTGAATCCTCAAATACTAGTTGCCAATTGTTTTTTATTTGCAAACTACAAAATTTATGCTTATGCGATCGCCTATTCTACATGGTGAGCATTTTCCAAAAACAGCGATCGCACTCAGGACTTATCCACAAAATAAGTAATTACAAACCAAGCGAAGACGTACTCGCAATTTCGCCCTAAAAATAAAACTCGCTTCAGCTTTCAAGTCGAGGCGAGCGTTGTTTCCTTTTATATGGGTCGCCCGGGATTCGAACCCGGAACTAATCGGTTAAAAGCCGAGTACTCTACCGTTGAGTTAGCGACCCGTTAAGTTGTGTATCGCAACTTTGCAATTATAGCACAAACATCTGTAGATTTGTAAAGGGGTTTCTAGAAGAAATTTGCCGTTAGGCGTACAGATGCTTGGTAACTCTCACCTGGGGCTAACAAAATCAGATGCTCGCCAGTATTCAGGGAATTACGAGGCGCACTCCAAGGCTCTAAACAATAGAATTCTTTACCTTTTAGCGTCCAAAATACCAAGATGGGATATTCATTGCCGTACTCTAGGGAGACACTGAGCTTTCTGCTGTTGTCAACCACAGAGGCAGATTGACTGGTGAGTTCCTTAAAGGCAACGTCAATTTCATCCTGACTAAAATCAAAATTACCATGAAATTGATAAATTTCTTTAGTTTTTTGATTTTGATATTCACCAGAGGGAATGGCAAACTCTAATTGATTTTTGTCACCTAACTGAAAGTAGGGATGGAAACCCATAGAAAAAGGTAATGGAGTCGATGACAAATTTTGATACTGTTGCTTAATCTCTAAAGTATTGCCTTGCAGTTCGTAGGTAAAAACTAGCTGAAAATCAAAAGGATAAACAGCTTTTGTTTGCTCGTTGCTGTTGAGAACTATAGTTAGGCTAGCTTGATCGTGGGTTACTTGGTCAGTCACTTGCCAAGGTAAATCACGGGCAAAGCCATGCTGTTTCAGGGAATAATTTTTACCATCTACGGTGTAAGTATTATCAGGCAAGTTACCGCAGATAGGAAACAAAATCGGAATTCCACCCCTAACACTTAAATCAGGATTGGCAAA contains the following coding sequences:
- a CDS encoding aldose epimerase, giving the protein MFSIAIQQQQYKTYILSDESAGSQLEVVPERGGIITRWRIQGEEILYLDAERFANPDLSVRGGIPILFPICGNLPDNTYTVDGKNYSLKQHGFARDLPWQVTDQVTHDQASLTIVLNSNEQTKAVYPFDFQLVFTYELQGNTLEIKQQYQNLSSTPLPFSMGFHPYFQLGDKNQLEFAIPSGEYQNQKTKEIYQFHGNFDFSQDEIDVAFKELTSQSASVVDNSRKLSVSLEYGNEYPILVFWTLKGKEFYCLEPWSAPRNSLNTGEHLILLAPGESYQASVRLTANFF